A single window of Mycobacterium sp. ITM-2016-00318 DNA harbors:
- a CDS encoding DUF6131 family protein: MIVLGVILLILGILFGISILTYIGVVLIVIGAVFWILGSTGRAVGGRRRWY; this comes from the coding sequence ATGATCGTCCTTGGAGTGATCCTCCTTATTCTCGGGATCCTGTTCGGGATTTCGATTCTCACCTACATCGGCGTCGTGCTGATCGTGATCGGCGCGGTGTTCTGGATTCTCGGGTCGACCGGCCGCGCTGTCGGCGGCCGCAGACGCTGGTACTAA
- a CDS encoding carboxyl transferase domain-containing protein, which produces MTSTLQASREQHLALVAQLREKMAVAALGGSAKSRERHVSRGKLLPRERVDGLLDPGSALLEVSPLAADGMYDDDCPGAGMIVGIGRVSGRECMIVANDATVKGGTYYPITVKKHLRAQEIARQNRLPCIYLVDSGGAFLPRQDEVFPGREHFGRIFFNQATMSAEGIPQIAAVLGSCTAGGAYVPAMSDEAVIVRNQGTIFLGGPPLVKAATGEVVTAEELGGGDLHSKTSGVTDHLADDDRDALRIVRRIVSTLGPRLDPPWEVRPTVAAVADQTELYDVVPVDARVPYDVREVITRVVDGGEFAEFKAEYGSTLVTGFARIHGHPVGIIANNGVLFSESAMKGAHFIELCDKRMVPLLFLQNISGFMVGRDYEAGGIAKHGAKMVTAVACARVPKLTVVIGGSYGAGNYSMCGRAYSPRFLWMWPNARISVMGGEQAASVLATVRGEMAPEEEEAFKAPIRAQYESQGNPYYSTARLWDDGVIDPADTRTVLGLALSVVGQAPVEPVSYGVFRM; this is translated from the coding sequence ATGACCTCAACGCTCCAAGCGAGTCGCGAGCAGCACCTCGCGCTCGTTGCGCAGCTGCGGGAGAAGATGGCTGTCGCAGCGCTCGGCGGCTCGGCCAAATCCCGCGAACGCCACGTCAGCCGTGGCAAGTTGCTGCCGAGGGAGCGCGTCGACGGGCTCCTGGATCCGGGAAGCGCGCTGCTCGAAGTGTCGCCGCTGGCCGCCGACGGCATGTACGACGACGACTGCCCCGGCGCAGGAATGATTGTCGGCATCGGGCGGGTGTCCGGACGCGAATGCATGATCGTGGCCAATGACGCCACCGTCAAAGGTGGCACGTATTACCCGATCACGGTGAAGAAGCACCTGCGCGCCCAGGAGATCGCCAGACAGAACCGGCTGCCGTGCATCTATCTCGTCGATTCCGGCGGGGCATTCCTGCCGCGGCAGGACGAAGTGTTCCCCGGCCGAGAGCATTTCGGCCGCATCTTCTTCAACCAGGCGACGATGAGCGCTGAGGGTATACCGCAGATCGCGGCGGTGCTCGGCTCGTGCACGGCCGGAGGGGCCTACGTGCCCGCCATGAGCGACGAGGCGGTCATCGTCCGCAACCAGGGCACGATCTTCCTCGGGGGTCCGCCGCTGGTGAAGGCCGCGACCGGCGAGGTGGTGACCGCAGAGGAGCTCGGCGGCGGCGACCTGCATTCAAAGACCTCGGGGGTGACCGACCATCTCGCCGACGACGACCGCGACGCACTGCGCATCGTGCGACGGATCGTCTCTACGCTCGGGCCGCGGCTGGACCCGCCGTGGGAGGTTCGCCCGACAGTCGCTGCAGTGGCCGACCAAACCGAGCTGTACGACGTCGTACCCGTCGACGCGCGCGTGCCCTACGACGTGCGTGAGGTCATCACACGGGTTGTCGACGGCGGCGAATTCGCCGAGTTCAAAGCCGAATACGGGTCGACGCTGGTGACCGGCTTCGCCCGTATCCACGGTCATCCTGTCGGGATCATCGCCAACAACGGCGTGCTCTTCTCCGAATCCGCCATGAAAGGCGCGCATTTCATCGAGCTGTGTGACAAGCGCATGGTGCCGCTGCTGTTCCTGCAGAACATCTCCGGCTTCATGGTCGGCCGCGACTACGAGGCGGGCGGTATCGCCAAGCACGGCGCCAAGATGGTGACCGCCGTCGCCTGCGCACGGGTGCCGAAGCTGACCGTCGTCATCGGCGGGTCGTACGGCGCAGGCAATTACTCGATGTGCGGGCGCGCGTATTCGCCGCGCTTCCTGTGGATGTGGCCGAACGCCAGGATCTCGGTGATGGGTGGCGAGCAGGCCGCCTCGGTGCTGGCGACCGTGCGCGGGGAGATGGCACCCGAAGAGGAGGAAGCGTTCAAGGCGCCGATCCGCGCGCAGTACGAGAGCCAGGGCAACCCCTACTATTCGACGGCCCGGTTATGGGACGACGGTGTGATCGACCCCGCCGACACCAGAACGGTTCTCGGCCTGGCGCTTTCGGTAGTCGGGCAAGCGCCGGTCGAGCCGGTCTCCTACGGCGTCTTCCGGATGTGA
- a CDS encoding TetR/AcrR family transcriptional regulator — translation MTLPASRSESAPAATNRSRAKSDRRDQLIAAAERLVAERGFLAVRLEDIGAAVGVSGPAIYRHFPNKEALLVELLVGISTRLLAGARSVVAEAEDAEAALNGLIDFHLDFALNESDLIRIQDRDLGYLPDPAKRQVRKAQRQYVEIWVDVLLRLSRADNEADARLMAHAVFGLLNSTPHSVRPNTTKSAGRGTVVGSRAILREMTIAALSLADRSGARR, via the coding sequence ATGACTCTTCCGGCCTCTCGGTCCGAATCCGCACCCGCGGCAACCAACCGGAGCAGGGCCAAGTCGGACCGTCGGGACCAGCTGATCGCCGCCGCAGAACGGCTCGTCGCCGAACGAGGCTTCCTTGCCGTGCGACTCGAGGACATCGGCGCCGCCGTCGGCGTCAGTGGGCCTGCGATTTACCGACACTTCCCCAACAAGGAAGCGCTGCTTGTCGAACTGCTGGTGGGTATCAGCACCCGACTGCTCGCCGGGGCCAGGTCTGTCGTCGCCGAGGCGGAAGATGCCGAAGCAGCGCTGAACGGGTTGATCGACTTCCACCTGGACTTCGCGCTGAACGAGTCCGATCTGATCCGGATCCAGGATCGCGATCTGGGCTATCTGCCCGACCCTGCCAAGCGTCAGGTTCGGAAAGCCCAACGACAGTACGTGGAGATCTGGGTCGATGTTCTTCTTCGATTGAGCCGCGCCGACAACGAGGCCGACGCGCGCCTGATGGCGCATGCGGTGTTCGGTCTGTTGAACTCAACGCCGCACAGTGTACGGCCGAATACGACCAAATCGGCCGGCCGAGGAACCGTTGTGGGTTCGCGTGCCATCCTGCGAGAGATGACGATCGCGGCCCTGTCCCTGGCCGACCGAAGTGGCGCTAGGCGTTAG